TGTGGCACACCGATAAGAAGGATTCAAAGAAGAATTTTTATTATCTTATAAGGAGAATTATCGCTGATCGTATAAATTTGGTGTGTTCCTATATTATTTTTAGCATGAAACAATGAGGAGAGGTGCCTGAGCTGGCTGAAAGGGGCGGTCTCGAAAACCGTTGTGGTCGCAAGGCCACCCAGGGTTCGAATCCCTGCCTCTCCGTTTTTTTTAATTTTAAATCTCAAAATACAAATCTCAAATAAGAGCGGCGGGATGAGGATTGGTGATTTAATATTTCAGGAGAGGTGACCGAGTTGGTCGAAGGTGCACGCCTGGAAAGCGTGTGTGCCCGCGTGGTACCCTGGGTTCGAATCCCAGCCTCTCCGTTTTTTTCCTTTGCTCAATAATTATTTTTAAAATTGTTATATTAGATGTAAGAATTTTTGCAATTTGATGTTTGACATTTAAATTCGAGGCCAGGCCCTGCGCAACCAAGGACTGTGAACCCCGCCAGGTCCGGAAGGAAGCAACGGTAAGCAGACACCCGGTGTGCCGCAGGTTAACTTGGCCTCATTATAAAAACCAACTGGAGGAGTGGAGTGATGGAGTATTGGATTAATGAACAAGGCCCGACAAGGAATCTGTTCATTATTCAGTACCACCACCACGCCATTACTCCTCCACTCCAACCCCCCAGATCTTTACTATGAGCTACCTCGTACTGGCACGAAAATGGCGTCCCTTGAACTTTGGTGATGTTGTTGGGCAAGAGCATATTACCAACACATTAAAGAAAGCCATTGAAAAAAACAGGGTTGCCCATGCCTATGTTTTTACGGGTACCAGGGGAGTTGGGAAAACGACTACCGCGCGGATTCTTGCCCGGGCGCTCAATTGTGAGAAGGGGCCGACCCCTGATCCCTGCGGCGAATGTGATGCCTGCAAAAATATTATCTCAGGTTCCAGTTTCGATGTTCTTGAAATTGACGGTGCTTCCAACAACAAGGTCGATGATATCCGGGACCTTCGTGAGAATGTCGGGTACTCATCGATGGGTGGCAAGTTCCGGGTTTTTGTTATCGATGAAGTCCACATGTTGACCCGTCAGGCATTCAACGCTCTTTTAAAGACATTGGAAGAGCCGCCGAAAAATGTCATTTTCATCTTCGCCACCACCGAACCTCATAAAATCCCCGAAACGATTCTTTCACGATGTCAGCGATATGATTTCCGGCGGATATCGACCGAACAGATTCTTGGGCGGCTTGAACATATCTGCACCAGCGAAAATATCACCTTTGATTCAAAAGCGCTGGCGATCGTTGCCCGGAAAGCAGAAGGGTCCATGCGGGATGGTCTCAGTCTTTTGGACCAGGTCTATTCGTTCTGTCAGGATTCACTCAGCGAAAAAGAGGTACGCTCGGTTTTAGGCCTGGTGGACACCGAAATTTATTCATCGATTATCCATGCGATTGCCGAGAAAAATCCTGTCCCGGTCCTGGCAGCGGTCCAGAATATCCTCGATCAGGGATTCGACCTCCATGAGTTTATCCTGGGTCTCGAAGAACACCTCCGGAATCTTCTCTTTTCCCGGTTTCCCGAAATGTACGCAAGCCGCCGGATCGATATGCCGGTCGATTCGGATGATTCGACCGACAGATGGAGCGAACAGACCAAACTTTTTTCCGAAGCCGATCTGCTCCGGATGAGTGAAATCGTGCGTAAGACCGAATACGAACTCAAATGGAGCGCATTCCCCCGGTTTCTGGTGGAGATTGCATTGCTCAAGCTGGTGAACATGGACACC
This is a stretch of genomic DNA from Chitinivibrionales bacterium. It encodes these proteins:
- the dnaX gene encoding DNA polymerase III subunit gamma/tau — its product is MSYLVLARKWRPLNFGDVVGQEHITNTLKKAIEKNRVAHAYVFTGTRGVGKTTTARILARALNCEKGPTPDPCGECDACKNIISGSSFDVLEIDGASNNKVDDIRDLRENVGYSSMGGKFRVFVIDEVHMLTRQAFNALLKTLEEPPKNVIFIFATTEPHKIPETILSRCQRYDFRRISTEQILGRLEHICTSENITFDSKALAIVARKAEGSMRDGLSLLDQVYSFCQDSLSEKEVRSVLGLVDTEIYSSIIHAIAEKNPVPVLAAVQNILDQGFDLHEFILGLEEHLRNLLFSRFPEMYASRRIDMPVDSDDSTDRWSEQTKLFSEADLLRMSEIVRKTEYELKWSAFPRFLVEIALLKLVNMDTSISMEELLSAFKGAGGDNNGLSLNIPGSPPEKVAQKKKAESPVISPPPELSTEPSSQQQPTTPQSISSIPPQETTEEFAAEESTPGAIADLEEAWPQFLNCLIQDRPSLGSFLSFASITSASGSSVGLKFPPEYTFQFSEVTAKERREEIVKKLKTFAGRHIDLHITIETESNNNNNSEKKANYHRNLAATSPSLDDEMEQEPIIKTIIELFDGEVLS